A window of Lytechinus variegatus isolate NC3 chromosome 15, Lvar_3.0, whole genome shotgun sequence contains these coding sequences:
- the LOC121428424 gene encoding uncharacterized protein LOC121428424, translated as MWHTTMLRSINKTLVKRAHEVSDQIHLRGELVHIKRVLKCNNYPSHKICTELPPSRNPHVRQPKARVILPYLGAASHKIQRILREADIEVRHSSSNKLQSALTSHKDKRNSKDLPGVYRIPCECGKVHIGETGRSFNTRIKEHRAHCRRDERDKSAIIDHAHTHDHRILWDESRLVTRVPYWHQRRVREALEIEEHNTVPQDSGLQLSNIWLTVLDKGANLPN; from the exons ATGTGGCACACCACAA tgttgAGATCCATCAACAAGACCTTAGTCAAACGAGCACATGAGGTTAGTGACCAGATCCACCTGAGAGGTGAGCTTGTACATATCAAACGTGTTTTGAAATGTAACAACTACCCCTCACATAAGATCTGCACTGAGCTTCCCCCTTCGCGGAACCCTCATGTTAGACAACCCAAGGCGAGAGTTATTCTTCCATATCTGGGAGCAGCCTCTCACAAGATTCAGAGGATTTTGAGAGAAGCCGACATTGAGGTTCGTCATAGTTCCTCAAATAAGCTTCAATCTGCCCTCACCAGCCATAAGGACAAACGCAACTCCAAGGACCTCCCTGGAGTTTACCGAATTCCTTGTGAATGCGGTAAAGTTCACATCGGAGAGACGGGTCGTTCCTTTAACACTCGGATTAAGGAACATAGGGCCCATTGTAGGAGAGACGAGAGGGACAAGTCTGCAATCATCGATCATGCTCATACGCATGATCACCGGATCCTCTGGGATGAAAGTAGACTAGTCACCCGTGTCCCCTACTGGCATCAGCGGAGAGTCAGAGAAGCGTTGGAGATTGAGGAACATAACACTGTCCCTCAAGACAGCGGCCTCCAACTTAGCAATATCTGGCTTACCGTTCTAGACAAAGGGGCTAATTTGCCTAATTAG